The Polaribacter sp. Q13 sequence CCATTAAATATCTTGGCTTGTCTTCTGGTAAAATTTCTGTAACAACCTCTGTCATTGCATACATTTCTTCTGCAGGCTCTCCTACTGAAAGTCCGCCAATTGCATTTGCTTGCTGACCTGAATTTGCTATATATTCTGCAGATTGTATACGTAAATCTTTATACGTACTTCCTTGCACAATTGGCATAAAAGTTTGCTCGAAACCGTATTTATAAGGTAATTTATCTAAATGATTGATACATCTTGTCAACCATCTATGCGTCATGTGCATAGATCTTTTTGCGTAATTATAATCGCAAGGATACGGTGTACATTCATCAAACGCCATAATAATGTCTGCACCAATAGTTCGTTGCGTTTCCATTACATTTTCTGGTGTAAAATGATGCGTAGAACCATCTATATGACTTTTAAACTTTACGCCTTCTTCTTTAATTTTTCTTCTTCCAGAAAGAGAATATACTTGGTATCCACCAGAATCTGTTAGAATATTTCTATCCCAATTCATAAACTTGTGTAAACCACCTGCTTTTTCTAGAATATCTAAACCAGGACGTAGGTATAAGTGATAGGTGTTTCCTAAAATAATATCAGGA is a genomic window containing:
- the tgt gene encoding tRNA guanosine(34) transglycosylase Tgt, giving the protein MKFDLKITDPKSKARAGVITTDHGVIETPIFMPVGTVGTVKGVHQTELKNDINPDIILGNTYHLYLRPGLDILEKAGGLHKFMNWDRNILTDSGGYQVYSLSGRRKIKEEGVKFKSHIDGSTHHFTPENVMETQRTIGADIIMAFDECTPYPCDYNYAKRSMHMTHRWLTRCINHLDKLPYKYGFEQTFMPIVQGSTYKDLRIQSAEYIANSGQQANAIGGLSVGEPAEEMYAMTEVVTEILPEDKPRYLMGVGTPINILENIALGIDMFDCVMPTRNARNGMLFTAHGSINIKNKKWAEDFSPIDDMGITGVDTMYSKAYLRHLFAAKEMLGKQIASIHNLGFYVWLTREARKHILAGDFREWKDMMVKQMDKRL